In the Anaerobaca lacustris genome, GATGTTCAGCAGGTCGATCTCCACGCCGATCAGACGGACCGCGATTTCACGGTCGTCTCGAGTCAGGCCCTGGATTGCCGCCGTGAGCCGGCCGTAATAGAGGTGATCGAACGCCACCTCCATGCGAAACAGAGAGCCATCCGACTCCACGATCGGGCCGTATTTCTCCACGATCGCACGGTAGGGCGTCCCGCGACAGACCCCGGCGATCTCGTCGAAGCTCTGCGCGTTGACGATGAGGTCCATCGGGATCGGGCGGTGGATCGGTTCGTAAAGGATGTAATGGGCCGCCGATTCGTCCAGGCGCCCGCGGATCTTACGATCGAAGTAGATGCGTATCGCGTTCTTGACGTTGTCGATTTCGAATCGCAACAGCAGTGTATCGACCAGGGGCATCGAGCTTTCGTGGAGGTACTGGCGGATGTTCCGGTACAGCTCGATCTCGCTCTTGAGCAGTTCGAGCTCGGCCAGCCGCAGGTCGCCGCTGGTGTTGTAGACCTCTTCAAGATGGGCGTATGGGGTGTCCCGCAGAAGGGCCAGCGCCGCATCCACCGACGCGGCCTGCCCCAGTTGGTGAAAGACCTCATCGGGAAGGATCTGGCTGATCCGCGCCCGCAGCTTCGCGTTGATGAACGAATACTTGGTCAATACACCGGCCATCAGGGGCTGTCCGTGTCGTACTCCGTCGTTCGTATTGCCTGGCAGAGCGTCTCGACGAGGCCTTCCACGTCGGATGCACCGCCGCCGAACAGCGATTCGGCGGCCTGCTCGGCCTCTTTGAGCCTCTCCTGACGCATCTGCTCGGCCTCTTTCTTGGCCTGCTCGACCGTGGCTTGCATCGTCTGGCGGGCCTGCTCTCTCGCCTCGGTCAGCGATTCGGAAATCTCCCGCTCGGCGCCCTGGCGAATCTCGGAGGCCTGAGCCTGGGCCTGCCGGAGAATCGCTCCAGCTTTTTCTTCGGCCTCAAAGACTTCCGCAATAATGCGTTTCATAGAGCCAAATCCTGTACGAAGGTCTGCACC is a window encoding:
- a CDS encoding V0D/AC39 family V-type ATPase subunit — its product is MAGVLTKYSFINAKLRARISQILPDEVFHQLGQAASVDAALALLRDTPYAHLEEVYNTSGDLRLAELELLKSEIELYRNIRQYLHESSMPLVDTLLLRFEIDNVKNAIRIYFDRKIRGRLDESAAHYILYEPIHRPIPMDLIVNAQSFDEIAGVCRGTPYRAIVEKYGPIVESDGSLFRMEVAFDHLYYGRLTAAIQGLTRDDREIAVRLIGVEIDLLNISWIIRFKRFYDLPLDVIEAALIPGGFHLNRSTVEELYRAQNVTPVLQKFVVGTYPGLSALLASQASDSTSRLTLISHILEEIRRHEVQRILAGYPFTIGIILAYFLLKADEMKKVRTILNAKHLGRPLEGIESVL